From Camelina sativa cultivar DH55 chromosome 7, Cs, whole genome shotgun sequence, one genomic window encodes:
- the LOC104703994 gene encoding cytochrome P450 86A7-like has protein sequence MEGSMAVIILTVIVTYLIWFVSLRRSCKGPRVWPLFGSLPALITNAHRMHDFIADNLRKCGGTYQTCIFPIPFLAKKQGHVTVTCDPKNLEHILKTRFDNYPKGPSWHSVFHDLLGDGIFNSDGDTWKFQRKTAALEFTTRTLRQAMARWVDRAIKNRLVPILESAMSRAEPIDLQDILLRLTFDNICGLTFGKDPRTLSLEFPENGFAVAFDGATEATLQRFIMPEFVWKLRKWLRLGLEDDMSRSISHIDHYLSEIINTRKLELLSKQQDGSNHDDLLSRFMKKKESYSDKYLKYVALNFILAGRDTSSVAMSWFFWLVSLNPRVEEKIIDEICTVLIKTRGTNVSKMTDEPLTFEEIDQMVYLKAALSETLRLYPSVPEDSKFVVANDVLPDGTFVPSGSNVTYSIYSVGRMKFIWGEDCLEFKPERWLDENREDICNQYKFVAFNAGPRICLGKDLAYLQMKSITASILLRHRLTVASGHRVEQKMSLTLFMKYGLKMDVHKRDLTSTVEKMVNEMSTYGEVKSVAGVA, from the coding sequence atgGAAGGGTCGATGGCTGTGATCATCCTTACCGTCATCGTAACCTACCTTATATGGTTCGTTTCTTTACGCCGTTCATGCAAAGGTCCACGTGTCTGGCCTTTATTTGGCAGTCTTCCCGCACTCATCACGAACGCTCACCGCATGCACGACTTCATCGCCGATAACCTCCGCAAGTGCGGCGGCACGTACCAGACGTGCATATTCCCGATCCCGTTCTTGGCTAAGAAACAAGGTCACGTCACTGTCACGTGTGACCCGAAGAATTTGGAGCATATACTAAAAACCCGGTTCGATAACTACCCGAAGGGTCCTAGCTGGCACTCGGTCTTCCACGATCTGTTAGGAGATGGGATCTTTAACTCGGATGGCGACACGTGGAAGTTTCAAAGGAAGACCGCCGCGTTGGAATTCACCACCCGTACGCTTCGCCAAGCCATGGCTCGTTGGGTTGATCGAGCCATCAAGAACCGTCTCGTGCCGATTCTCGAATCAGCTATGAGTCGAGCCGAGCCGATCGATCTCCAAGATATTCTTTTACGGCTCACTTTCGATAACATTTGCGGCTTAACGTTTGGCAAAGATCCACGAACGCTCTCTCTAGAGTTTCCGGAAAATGGATTCGCGGTGGCTTTTGATGGAGCCACCGAAGCCACACTCCAACGGTTTATCATGCCGGAGTTTGTTTGGAAGCTACGAAAATGGCTTCGGCTCGGCTTGGAGGATGATATGAGCCGAAGCATCAGCCACATAGATCATTACTTGTCGGAGATCATTAATACACGTAAGCTCGAACTGCTGAGTAAGCAACAAGATGGATCAAACCATGATGATCTATTGTCACGGTTCATGAAGAAAAAGGAATCCTACTCGGATAAGTATCTTAAATATGTCGCTTTAAATTTTATCCTAGCCGGAAGGGACACATCATCCGTTGCTATGAGTTGGTTCTTCTGGTTGGTCAGTCTTAACCCACGAGTCGAAGAAAAAATCATAGACGAGATCTGCACCGTTTTGATCAAGACGCGTGGCACCAATGTGTCGAAGATGACCGACGAGCCGTTGACTTTCGAGGAAATTGACCAGATGGTTTACTTGAAAGCGGCATTGTCCGAAACACTAAGGCTATATCCATCGGTACCGGAAGATTCAAAATTTGTTGTTGCCAACGATGTTTTACCAGACGGAACATTTGTTCCATCCGGATCTAACGTGACATATTCGATATACTCGGTCGGGCGTATGAAATTTATTTGGGGTGAAGATTGTCTCGAGTTTAAACCGGAAAGATGGTTAGACGAAAACCGGGAAGATATATGCAACCAATACAAATTTGTAGCGTTCAATGCTGGTCCACGGATTTGTCTAGGCAAAGACCTAGCTTATCTACAGATGAAATCGATTACTGCTTCGATTTTGCTCCGACATCGGCTTACGGTAGCTTCGGGACATCGAGTGGAGCAGAAGATGTCGTTGACGTTGTTCATGAAGTACGGTCTTAAAATGGATGTGCATAAAAGGGATTTGACTTCGACGGTGGAGAAAATGGTGAATGAGATGAGTACATACGGTGAAGTTAAGTCGGTAGCTGGTGTGGCATAA